One part of the Ralstonia pickettii genome encodes these proteins:
- the dacB gene encoding D-alanyl-D-alanine carboxypeptidase/D-alanyl-D-alanine endopeptidase, which translates to MARIRPTRLLNLSRSALACALLLTLGASPLAHAKKAKAHAAPRTTAAQARQAAHNPAGLPANVALAFARAHIPLDAVSVFVIRTGTATPILQWNADTGMNPASTMKLLTTFAGLDLLGPDFRWKTTAYADSAPVNGTLNGNLYLRGQGDPKLIPEELVKLVSDVRRAGVDELAGNIVLDRTYFEGGLSEAPPLDGDSARAYNVAPDALLYSFKTLTFTLSPDAGNGAVNIDVSPPLAQLQIDNQLRTTRGGCGDWQTASGANISTQTDGHVIASFGGRYAAACGERVINIAALTHADFIWGGFLALWQQAGGTTRFTPGLREGKVPRQAVLLATHYGPPLSEVVHDIDKYSNNVMARQLFLTIGAEIGRKPASVRQSTEVINRWLAKQNLTMPELVLENGSGLSRIERISARNMGRLLQQADANPNGGVLRDALPVVGVDGTMRNRLTRAGVAGNAEIKTGTLNGVRAIAGYVEGEDGQRFVVVSMINHPNASGGQAAHDALLQWIYQGAPR; encoded by the coding sequence ATGGCCCGAATTCGTCCGACCCGTTTGCTCAACCTGTCGCGCAGCGCGCTCGCCTGCGCCTTGCTCCTGACCCTTGGTGCGTCGCCGCTGGCCCATGCCAAGAAGGCCAAGGCTCACGCGGCACCGCGCACCACCGCCGCACAGGCACGCCAGGCGGCGCACAACCCCGCTGGCTTGCCTGCCAACGTGGCGCTGGCCTTTGCGCGCGCGCATATCCCGCTGGATGCGGTGAGCGTGTTCGTGATCCGCACCGGCACCGCCACGCCCATCCTGCAATGGAACGCCGACACCGGAATGAACCCGGCGTCGACCATGAAACTGCTGACGACCTTCGCGGGGCTGGACCTGCTCGGCCCGGATTTTCGCTGGAAGACAACGGCCTATGCCGACAGCGCTCCCGTCAACGGCACGCTCAACGGCAACCTGTACCTGCGTGGCCAGGGCGATCCGAAGCTGATTCCCGAAGAACTCGTCAAACTGGTGAGCGACGTGCGCCGTGCAGGCGTGGATGAACTGGCCGGCAACATCGTGCTGGATCGCACCTACTTCGAGGGCGGCCTGTCGGAAGCTCCGCCGCTGGACGGCGACAGCGCGCGTGCCTACAACGTCGCGCCCGACGCGCTGCTGTATTCCTTCAAGACGCTCACGTTCACGCTCTCGCCGGATGCCGGCAACGGCGCGGTCAACATCGATGTATCGCCGCCGCTGGCGCAGTTGCAGATCGACAACCAGTTGCGCACCACGCGCGGAGGCTGCGGCGACTGGCAGACCGCCTCCGGCGCCAACATCTCCACGCAGACCGACGGCCATGTCATAGCCAGCTTCGGCGGCCGCTATGCCGCGGCGTGCGGCGAACGCGTCATCAATATCGCCGCGCTCACGCATGCCGACTTCATCTGGGGTGGCTTCCTGGCGCTATGGCAACAGGCCGGTGGCACGACGCGTTTCACGCCGGGCTTGCGCGAAGGCAAGGTACCGCGTCAGGCTGTTCTTCTGGCCACGCACTACGGCCCGCCGCTGTCGGAAGTCGTGCACGACATCGACAAATATTCGAACAACGTGATGGCGCGCCAGCTCTTCCTCACCATCGGCGCGGAAATCGGGCGCAAGCCCGCATCGGTGCGGCAATCGACCGAGGTCATTAACCGATGGCTCGCCAAACAGAACCTGACGATGCCGGAGTTGGTGCTGGAGAATGGCTCGGGCCTGTCGCGGATCGAGCGCATCAGCGCGCGCAACATGGGGCGTCTGCTGCAGCAAGCTGATGCCAATCCGAACGGCGGCGTGCTGCGCGATGCGCTGCCTGTCGTCGGCGTGGACGGCACCATGCGTAATCGCCTGACACGGGCCGGGGTGGCCGGCAATGCCGAGATCAAGACCGGCACACTCAACGGCGTGCGCGCCATCGCCGGGTATGTGGAAGGCGAAGACGGCCAGCGCTTCGTGGTGGTCAGCATGATCAACCACCCGAACGCCAGCGGCGGCCAAGCCGCGCACGATGCACTGCTGCAATGGATCTACCAGGGCGCGCCGCGATGA
- the ligD gene encoding DNA ligase D codes for MPRHLADYRSKRDFTQTQEPAGARRKADEQRDHGALHFVIQKHDATRLHYDFRLELDGTLKSWAVPKGPSLDPADKRLAVHVEDHPLDYADFEGHIPEGQYGGGDVIVWDRGTWRPHGDPRKAYRDGKLKFDLHGEKLHGAWALVRTHLHGTGRHPKEQWLLIKERDDQVRASSDYDVTEALPASVITGENVGSKPRGKAKAKSSDGKTGRSEPAQVQPPAGAVPAPLPRTLEPQLATLVDDPPAQGEWDYEVKFDGYRILARIDGDTVRLFSRNGRDWTAKLPRQARTLQALGLREAWLDGEVVVMGERGVPDFQALQNAFETAHAEHIAYYLFDIPFCNGMDLRGVPLRERRALLERILNAAPGDLDREAVLFSGTFHAAPEDLLSSACSMSLEGVIGKRADAAYRAGRSPAWIKLKCGQRQEFVIGGYSAPKGSRSGFGALLLGVYDDAGKLRYAGRVGTGFNETSLHALHHELTGLTVDTPPFANPPTGSDARDVQWVKPERVAEIAFAEWTREGIVRQAVFQGLRDDKPARNIVREQAKPPSAAARKETRAVHAAERKVRPGAERIADVDVTHPDRVIEKASGTTKADLARYYAGVAEWMLPHLHNRPTSLVRAPDGIDRERFFQKHSAALKLQGITQLDPSLDPGHPSLLAINSAEALVGAVQMGTVEFHTWNALADRIEQPDRIVFDIDPDPALPFARVIEATQLMLAMLDELGLKAFLKTSGGHGMHVVVPLTRREASGWDTLKAFAQAVVQHMAATFPDRFVAKMGPQNRVGKIFIDYLRNNRGASTVAAYSVRARTGLPVSVPIRHDELEGLQSSAQWTLRTLPDRLAKLKGDPWADYAGTRQSVTADMRKRVGAND; via the coding sequence ATGCCGCGCCATCTCGCCGACTACCGCAGCAAGCGCGATTTCACGCAGACCCAGGAACCCGCCGGCGCGCGCCGCAAAGCCGACGAACAGCGTGACCATGGCGCCCTGCACTTCGTGATCCAGAAGCACGACGCAACGCGACTGCACTACGACTTCCGGCTGGAACTCGACGGCACGCTCAAGAGCTGGGCCGTCCCCAAGGGCCCGAGCCTGGACCCCGCCGACAAGCGCCTCGCGGTACACGTTGAAGACCATCCGCTGGACTATGCCGATTTCGAAGGCCATATCCCCGAAGGCCAATACGGCGGCGGCGACGTGATCGTCTGGGACCGCGGGACATGGCGCCCGCATGGCGATCCGCGCAAGGCCTATCGCGACGGCAAGCTCAAATTCGACCTCCATGGCGAGAAGCTGCATGGTGCATGGGCGCTGGTGCGCACGCACTTGCACGGCACGGGCAGACATCCGAAAGAACAGTGGTTGCTGATCAAGGAACGGGACGACCAGGTGCGCGCGTCCAGCGACTACGACGTGACGGAGGCACTGCCCGCGAGCGTGATTACCGGCGAGAACGTCGGCTCCAAACCCCGGGGCAAAGCAAAGGCCAAGTCCAGTGACGGCAAGACTGGGCGCTCCGAACCGGCGCAAGTCCAACCGCCCGCCGGTGCCGTGCCCGCCCCGTTGCCCAGAACGCTGGAGCCCCAACTCGCCACGCTCGTCGATGATCCGCCCGCCCAAGGCGAATGGGACTACGAAGTCAAGTTCGACGGCTACCGCATCCTTGCACGCATCGACGGCGACACAGTGCGCCTGTTCAGCCGCAACGGCCGCGACTGGACGGCCAAACTGCCCCGTCAGGCGCGCACACTGCAGGCGCTGGGCCTGCGCGAGGCGTGGCTCGACGGCGAAGTCGTGGTGATGGGCGAGCGCGGCGTGCCCGACTTCCAGGCGCTGCAGAACGCCTTTGAAACGGCACATGCCGAACACATTGCCTACTACCTGTTCGACATTCCGTTCTGCAACGGTATGGACTTGCGCGGCGTGCCGTTGCGGGAGCGGCGAGCGCTGCTTGAGCGCATTCTCAATGCCGCCCCGGGCGACCTGGACCGCGAAGCGGTGCTCTTCTCAGGGACATTTCACGCGGCACCCGAAGACTTGCTGTCTTCCGCGTGCAGCATGTCGCTCGAAGGGGTGATCGGCAAGCGCGCCGATGCGGCGTACCGGGCCGGCCGCAGCCCTGCCTGGATCAAGCTCAAATGCGGGCAGCGGCAGGAATTCGTGATCGGCGGCTACAGCGCGCCCAAGGGCAGCCGCAGCGGCTTCGGCGCGCTGCTGCTCGGCGTCTATGACGACGCGGGCAAGCTGCGCTATGCGGGCCGTGTCGGCACGGGCTTCAACGAGACGAGTCTGCACGCTTTGCACCACGAGCTGACGGGTCTGACCGTCGACACGCCGCCCTTCGCCAATCCGCCCACCGGCAGCGATGCGCGCGACGTGCAATGGGTGAAGCCCGAACGCGTGGCGGAAATCGCCTTCGCCGAATGGACGCGCGAAGGCATCGTGCGGCAGGCGGTGTTTCAAGGTTTGCGCGACGACAAACCCGCGCGCAACATCGTGCGTGAACAAGCCAAGCCGCCCAGTGCCGCCGCCCGCAAGGAGACCCGCGCCGTGCATGCTGCCGAACGCAAGGTGCGCCCCGGTGCCGAACGCATCGCCGATGTGGACGTCACGCATCCGGATCGCGTGATCGAGAAAGCCAGTGGCACCACCAAGGCGGACCTTGCGCGCTATTACGCCGGGGTGGCCGAATGGATGCTGCCGCATCTGCACAACCGCCCGACATCGCTGGTGCGCGCGCCCGACGGCATCGACCGGGAGCGCTTCTTCCAGAAGCATTCCGCCGCGCTCAAGCTGCAGGGCATCACGCAGCTGGACCCATCGCTCGACCCGGGGCATCCGTCGCTGCTTGCGATCAACTCGGCCGAGGCCCTGGTCGGGGCGGTGCAGATGGGCACGGTGGAATTCCACACGTGGAATGCCCTTGCCGACCGCATCGAACAGCCCGACCGCATCGTCTTCGATATCGACCCAGACCCAGCGCTGCCCTTCGCGCGCGTGATCGAGGCCACGCAGCTCATGCTGGCCATGCTCGATGAACTGGGCCTGAAGGCCTTCCTGAAAACCAGCGGCGGCCACGGCATGCATGTGGTCGTGCCGCTCACGCGCCGTGAGGCTTCCGGCTGGGACACGCTCAAGGCCTTCGCGCAGGCCGTGGTGCAGCATATGGCCGCGACGTTCCCCGACCGCTTTGTTGCCAAGATGGGTCCGCAGAACCGCGTGGGGAAAATCTTCATCGACTATCTGCGCAACAACCGCGGGGCGAGCACCGTGGCCGCCTATTCGGTGCGCGCGCGGACGGGGTTGCCGGTGTCGGTGCCGATCCGCCATGACGAACTCGAAGGGCTGCAGTCGTCTGCGCAGTGGACGTTGCGTACGCTGCCGGATCGGCTCGCCAAGCTCAAGGGCGACCCATGGGCCGACTATGCTGGCACGCGCCAATCGGTGACAGCCGACATGCGAAAGCGCGTCGGTGCCAATGACTGA
- the ku gene encoding non-homologous end joining protein Ku — protein sequence MPRVIWKGAVSFGLVHIPVALYPATRSDDLDFDWLDRRTMDRVGYKRINKTTGKEVPREQIVRGYAYEKDRYVILTDEDIRAANPASTQTVDLLTFVDAAEIPFLYLDTPYFLAPDRRGEKVYALLREALTRSQKIGVANVVLHTKQHLAALIPMGPVLVLHTLRWSNEVRDWSELDLPEEGAKAAKLTAKEIDMAEKLIDDMSGKWDPAEYHDTFRDDILGLVDRKVREGRTESVEPMETETAAPRSGNVIDLTDLLRQSLAKRGKGKGESAKEAEEEPAPRKRAPRKAATKAARKTATRKRA from the coding sequence ATGCCCCGCGTGATCTGGAAGGGCGCCGTGAGCTTCGGCCTCGTCCATATTCCCGTTGCGCTGTATCCGGCCACCCGCAGCGACGACCTCGACTTCGACTGGCTCGACCGTCGCACCATGGACCGCGTCGGCTACAAGCGCATCAACAAGACCACCGGCAAAGAGGTACCGCGCGAGCAGATCGTGCGCGGCTATGCCTACGAGAAAGACCGCTATGTGATCCTCACCGACGAAGACATCCGCGCCGCGAACCCGGCCTCGACGCAAACGGTCGATTTGCTGACCTTCGTGGATGCGGCGGAGATTCCGTTCCTCTATCTCGATACGCCGTACTTTCTTGCGCCCGACCGGCGCGGCGAAAAGGTCTACGCGCTGCTGCGCGAGGCATTGACGCGCTCGCAGAAGATCGGTGTTGCCAACGTGGTGCTGCACACCAAGCAGCATCTGGCGGCTTTGATTCCCATGGGGCCCGTGCTTGTGCTGCATACGCTGCGCTGGTCCAACGAGGTGCGCGACTGGTCCGAACTCGACTTGCCGGAAGAAGGTGCCAAGGCGGCCAAGCTCACGGCGAAGGAAATCGACATGGCCGAAAAGCTGATCGACGACATGAGCGGCAAGTGGGACCCTGCCGAGTACCACGACACGTTCCGCGACGACATCCTCGGGTTGGTCGATCGCAAAGTGCGCGAAGGCCGCACGGAATCCGTCGAACCGATGGAGACCGAAACCGCTGCACCGCGCAGCGGCAATGTGATCGACCTGACCGACCTGCTGCGCCAGAGCCTCGCCAAGCGGGGCAAGGGCAAAGGCGAGTCAGCCAAAGAAGCTGAAGAAGAACCCGCCCCGCGCAAGCGTGCACCGCGCAAAGCCGCCACGAAGGCGGCGCGCAAGACGGCCACGCGCAAGCGCGCCTAA
- a CDS encoding MFS transporter: MSSEYIQSAGALRPRRLPLSARAATMALFFANGATFATWGIHIPTVKARFGLSEASLSLAMFMVAAGAIVAMKFAGQWAARVGTRRASVQGGVAFGVMTGLLMFMPSYPALLAVLLLFGITNAGFDVAINAQAATVEANHHKPIISSLHGMFSLGGMVGAAVGGVLLELGVPPAVHCGGMALVTMAAALCAGPFMLPDHMHAEGESAHPTTGRTLFLLGVLAFLGLVGEGAMYDWTTVYMREIAQSPEAIASAGYAAFSGGMALARFGGDFARGRWGNMRVLGASGVLATGGILLALLWPAPMAVLTGFALMGVGAANMVPIFFITASRLPGVPAAEGIAAVARFAYVGLLIGPVIIGLIAHRSDLRWGLSVVALTMALIALAGPRSIRLPEHR, translated from the coding sequence ATGTCTTCCGAATACATCCAATCTGCTGGCGCGCTGCGGCCCCGCCGGCTTCCCTTGTCGGCCCGCGCGGCGACGATGGCGCTCTTTTTCGCCAATGGTGCAACGTTTGCGACGTGGGGCATTCACATTCCGACGGTGAAGGCGCGCTTCGGGCTGTCGGAGGCGTCGCTGTCGTTGGCGATGTTCATGGTGGCCGCCGGCGCCATCGTCGCGATGAAGTTTGCGGGTCAGTGGGCGGCGCGCGTCGGCACGCGGCGCGCGAGCGTGCAGGGCGGCGTGGCATTTGGTGTCATGACCGGGCTCCTCATGTTTATGCCGAGCTACCCGGCGCTGCTGGCCGTGCTGCTGCTGTTCGGCATCACCAACGCGGGTTTCGACGTGGCCATCAATGCGCAGGCCGCCACGGTCGAGGCTAATCATCACAAGCCGATCATTTCCTCGCTGCACGGCATGTTCAGCCTGGGCGGCATGGTGGGCGCGGCGGTGGGTGGCGTGCTGCTGGAACTGGGCGTGCCGCCGGCCGTGCATTGCGGCGGCATGGCGCTCGTCACCATGGCGGCGGCGCTGTGTGCCGGCCCGTTCATGCTGCCCGATCACATGCACGCAGAAGGCGAATCGGCACATCCGACCACGGGGCGCACACTGTTCCTGCTGGGCGTGCTGGCCTTCCTGGGGCTGGTAGGCGAAGGCGCGATGTACGACTGGACGACCGTATACATGCGCGAGATCGCGCAATCGCCCGAAGCCATTGCCAGCGCCGGGTACGCCGCGTTTTCGGGCGGGATGGCGCTGGCGCGTTTTGGCGGCGATTTCGCACGCGGGCGCTGGGGAAACATGCGTGTGCTTGGCGCCAGTGGCGTGCTGGCAACGGGTGGGATCCTGCTTGCCCTGTTGTGGCCCGCGCCGATGGCTGTCTTGACAGGCTTTGCGTTGATGGGCGTGGGCGCCGCCAACATGGTGCCGATCTTTTTCATCACGGCGTCCCGCCTGCCGGGTGTGCCGGCAGCCGAAGGCATCGCCGCCGTAGCACGCTTTGCCTACGTGGGCTTGCTGATCGGTCCGGTCATCATCGGGTTGATTGCGCATCGCTCCGACCTGCGCTGGGGGCTGTCGGTGGTGGCGCTCACCATGGCGTTGATCGCGTTGGCGGGGCCCCGGTCGATCCGCCTGCCGGAACATCGCTGA